Proteins from a genomic interval of Zonotrichia leucophrys gambelii isolate GWCS_2022_RI chromosome 5, RI_Zleu_2.0, whole genome shotgun sequence:
- the CLP1 gene encoding polyribonucleotide 5'-hydroxyl-kinase Clp1 isoform X2, whose translation MADDGGEEKKQVAKFELERETELRFEVEAGQTVQLELLTGMAEVFGTELTRNKKFTFDAGAKVAVFTWHGCTVQLSGRTEVAYVSRDTPMLLYLNTHTALEQMRRQAEREDERGPRVMVVGPTDVGKTTVCRLLLNYAVRLGRRPTFVELDVGQGSVSIPGTMGALYIERPADVEEGFSLQAPLVYHFGSTTPGTNIKLYNKVLFGDSRTCFKNSLVHGQSPLPTCGMRQEETKLMKGAGAPPLWRRAGRDHVVPGRRLQPALRGEPAGVRQRLRHQHLRLGQELGLPGAGARRLRLRGGRGGGAGPGAPLQRAQAGPAALCAHRAAAQVGRRGGALQGLPPGVPGRAHPRVLLRLPRLLLPARLRRQVL comes from the exons ATGGCGGACGACGGCGGCGAGGAGAAGAAGCAGGTGGCCAAGTTCGAGCTGGAGCGGGAGACGGAGCTGCGCTTCGAGGTGGAGGCGGGGCAGAcggtgcagctggagctgctgaccGGCATGGCCGAGGTGTTCGGCACCGAGCTCACCCGCAACAAGAAGTTCACGTTCGACGCGGGCGCCAAGGTGGCGGTGTTCACGTGGCACGGCTGCACCGTGCAGCTCAGCGGCCGCACCGAGGTGGCCTACGTGTCACGGGACACGCCGATGCTGCTGTACCTGAACACGCACACGGCGCTGGAGCAGATGCGGCGCCAGGCCGAGCGGGAGGACGAGCGCGGGCCCCGCGTCATGGTGGTGGGGCCCACCGACGTGGGCAAGACCACCGTGTGCCGCCTGCTGCTCAACTACGCCGTGCGCCTGGGCCGCCGGCCCACCTTCGTGGAGCTGGACGTGGGGCAGGGCTCGGTGTCCATCCCCGGCACCATGGGCGCGCTGTACATCGAGCGCCCGGCCGACGTGGAGGAGGGCTTCTCCCTGCAGGCCCCCCTCGTCTACCACTTCGGCTCTACCACGCCGGGCACCAACATCAAGCTCTACAACAAG GTGCTGTTTGGGGACAGCAGAACGTGCTTTAAAAACAGCCTCGTGCACGGCCAGTCACCTCTTCCTACCTGTGGGATGAGACAGGAGGAGACGAAGTTGATGAAGGGAGCTGGAGCACCTCCCCTGTGGAGACGGGCTGGGAGAG ATCACGTCGTGCCTGGCCGACGTCTTCAACCAGCGCTGCGAGGTGAACCGGCGGGCGTCCGTCAGCGGCTGCGTCATCAACACCTGCGGCTGGGTCAAGAGCTCGGGCTACCAGGCGCTGGTGCACGCCGCCTCCGCCTTCGAGGTGGAcgtggtggtggtgctggaccAGGAGCGCCTCTACAACGAGCTCAAGCGGGACCTGCCGCACTTTGTGCGCACCGTGCTGCTGCCCAAGTCGGGCGGCGTGGTGGAGCGCTCCAAGGACTTCCGCCGGGAGTGCCGGGACGAGCGCATCCGCGAGTACTTCTACGGCTTCCGCGGCTGCTTCTACCCGCACGCCTTCGACGTCAAGTTCTCTGA
- the CLP1 gene encoding polyribonucleotide 5'-hydroxyl-kinase Clp1 isoform X1, with protein sequence MADDGGEEKKQVAKFELERETELRFEVEAGQTVQLELLTGMAEVFGTELTRNKKFTFDAGAKVAVFTWHGCTVQLSGRTEVAYVSRDTPMLLYLNTHTALEQMRRQAEREDERGPRVMVVGPTDVGKTTVCRLLLNYAVRLGRRPTFVELDVGQGSVSIPGTMGALYIERPADVEEGFSLQAPLVYHFGSTTPGTNIKLYNKITSCLADVFNQRCEVNRRASVSGCVINTCGWVKSSGYQALVHAASAFEVDVVVVLDQERLYNELKRDLPHFVRTVLLPKSGGVVERSKDFRRECRDERIREYFYGFRGCFYPHAFDVKFSDVKIYKVGAPTIPDSCLPLGMSQEDNQLKLVPVTPGRDMVHHLLSVSTADSPDDNISETSVAGFIVVTGVDLERQVFTVLSPAPRPLPKNFLLIMDIRFMDLK encoded by the exons ATGGCGGACGACGGCGGCGAGGAGAAGAAGCAGGTGGCCAAGTTCGAGCTGGAGCGGGAGACGGAGCTGCGCTTCGAGGTGGAGGCGGGGCAGAcggtgcagctggagctgctgaccGGCATGGCCGAGGTGTTCGGCACCGAGCTCACCCGCAACAAGAAGTTCACGTTCGACGCGGGCGCCAAGGTGGCGGTGTTCACGTGGCACGGCTGCACCGTGCAGCTCAGCGGCCGCACCGAGGTGGCCTACGTGTCACGGGACACGCCGATGCTGCTGTACCTGAACACGCACACGGCGCTGGAGCAGATGCGGCGCCAGGCCGAGCGGGAGGACGAGCGCGGGCCCCGCGTCATGGTGGTGGGGCCCACCGACGTGGGCAAGACCACCGTGTGCCGCCTGCTGCTCAACTACGCCGTGCGCCTGGGCCGCCGGCCCACCTTCGTGGAGCTGGACGTGGGGCAGGGCTCGGTGTCCATCCCCGGCACCATGGGCGCGCTGTACATCGAGCGCCCGGCCGACGTGGAGGAGGGCTTCTCCCTGCAGGCCCCCCTCGTCTACCACTTCGGCTCTACCACGCCGGGCACCAACATCAAGCTCTACAACAAG ATCACGTCGTGCCTGGCCGACGTCTTCAACCAGCGCTGCGAGGTGAACCGGCGGGCGTCCGTCAGCGGCTGCGTCATCAACACCTGCGGCTGGGTCAAGAGCTCGGGCTACCAGGCGCTGGTGCACGCCGCCTCCGCCTTCGAGGTGGAcgtggtggtggtgctggaccAGGAGCGCCTCTACAACGAGCTCAAGCGGGACCTGCCGCACTTTGTGCGCACCGTGCTGCTGCCCAAGTCGGGCGGCGTGGTGGAGCGCTCCAAGGACTTCCGCCGGGAGTGCCGGGACGAGCGCATCCGCGAGTACTTCTACGGCTTCCGCGGCTGCTTCTACCCGCACGCCTTCGACGTCAAGTTCTCTGACGTCAAGATCTACAAGGTGGGCGCGCCCACCATCCCGGACTCATGCCTGCCGCTGGGAATGTCGCAGGAGGACAACCAGCTGAAGCTGGTGCCGGTGACGCCGGGGCGGGACATGGTGCACCACCTGCTGAGCGTCAGCACCGCCGACAGCCCCGACGACAACATCTCCGAGACCAGCGTGGCCGGCTTCATCGTGGTCACCGGCGTGGACCTGGAGCGCCAGGTCTTCACCGTGCTgtccccggccccgcggcccctCCCCAAGAACTTCCTGCTCATCATGGACATTCGCTTCATGGACCTCAAGTAG